A window from Setaria italica strain Yugu1 chromosome VIII, Setaria_italica_v2.0, whole genome shotgun sequence encodes these proteins:
- the LOC101780644 gene encoding LOW QUALITY PROTEIN: protein RCC1-like (The sequence of the model RefSeq protein was modified relative to this genomic sequence to represent the inferred CDS: inserted 3 bases in 2 codons), which produces MLGHPPETKTESSPGPVDALTGVRIIQLSPYGFRWFHVAIGGWHCLAVDDKGRAYTWEGNEYGHCSEEPERKEDGTRALKRDIPTPQXKLKVWQVAAGGTHSVVLTXWTWGQPWPHGDIKQISTPLRVQGLQKVRVIAVGAFHNLALTEDGILWAWGNNEYGQLGIGDTQLRSQPIRVEGRSDLLLVDIAAGGWHSTALTNEGEVLLAIFYIYCFILPSHQMTKI; this is translated from the exons ATGCTTGGACACCCGCCGGAGACCAAGACAGAGAGCTCCCCGGGGCCAGTCGACGCCCTCACCGGCGTCAGGATCATCCAG CTCTCTCCCTATGGGTTTCGTTGGTTCCACGTAGCGATTGGCGGGTGGCATTGCCTCGCGGTGGATGACAAGGGCCGCGCGTACACCTGGG AGGGGAACGAGTACGGGCACTGCAGCGAGGAGCCTGAGAGGAAGGAGGACGGGACGAGGGCGCTCAAGAGGGACATCCCGACCCCGCA CAAGCTCAAAGTCTGGCAA GTAGCTGCTGGAGGCACACACTCTGTGGTTTTGA CATGGACTTGGGGGCAGCCATGGCCTCACGGTGATAT CAAGCAAATATCTACACCACTACGTGTGCAAGGCCTTCAGAAAGTGAGGGTGATTGCTGTAGGCGCATTCCATAATTTGGCACTAACAGAGGATGGAATTTTGTGGGCATGGGGTAATAATGAGTATGGTCAGCTGGGAATTGGAGATACCCAACTAAGATCACAACCTATCCGTGTTGAGGGGCGATCTGATCTCTTACTA GTTGACATTGCTGCTGGAGGTTGGCATTCAACTGCACTGACTAACGAGGGAGAGGTATTACTTGCCATCTTTTATATATACTGCTTTATTCTACCAAGCCACCAGATGACAAAGATTTAA